A part of Bacillus thuringiensis genomic DNA contains:
- the aspA gene encoding aspartate ammonia-lyase: MATLTEVKNGVRIEKDFLGEKEVPNYAYYGVQTMRAVENFPITGYKIHEGLIRAFAIVKKAAALANTDVGRLELDKGGAIAEAAQEILDGKWHDHFIVDPIQGGAGTSMNMNANEVMANRALELLGMEKGDYHYISPNSHVNMAQSTNDAFPTAIHIATLNALEGLLQTMGYMHDVFELKADQFDHVIKMGRTHLQDAVPIRLGQEFKAYSRVLERDMKRIQQSRQHLYEVNMGATAVGTGLNADPEYIEAVVKHLATISELPLVGAEDLVDATQNTDAYTEVSAALKVCMMNMSKIANDLRLMASGPRVGLAEIMLPARQPGSSIMPGKVNPVMPEVINQIAFQVIGNDHTICLASEAGQLELNVMEPVLVFNLLQSISIMNNGFRAFTDNCLKGIEANEDRLKEYVEKSVGIITAVNPHIGYEAAARVAKEAIATGQSVRELCVKNGVLSQEDLELILDPFEMTHPGIAGATLLKKN; this comes from the coding sequence ATGGCAACATTAACTGAAGTTAAAAATGGCGTTCGAATTGAAAAAGATTTTTTAGGTGAAAAAGAAGTACCAAACTATGCATACTACGGCGTACAAACAATGCGTGCGGTTGAAAACTTCCCAATTACAGGATACAAAATCCATGAAGGTTTAATTAGAGCGTTCGCAATTGTAAAAAAAGCTGCAGCGCTTGCTAATACAGATGTAGGAAGATTGGAGTTGGACAAGGGCGGCGCGATCGCAGAAGCTGCTCAAGAAATTCTTGATGGAAAGTGGCATGATCATTTCATCGTGGATCCAATCCAAGGCGGAGCAGGTACTTCAATGAACATGAATGCAAATGAAGTCATGGCCAATCGTGCTCTTGAATTATTAGGAATGGAAAAAGGAGACTATCATTATATTAGTCCAAATAGTCATGTAAACATGGCGCAATCAACAAACGATGCATTCCCAACGGCAATTCATATCGCAACATTAAACGCATTAGAAGGTTTATTACAAACGATGGGCTATATGCACGATGTATTTGAATTAAAAGCAGATCAGTTCGATCATGTTATTAAAATGGGTCGTACACATTTACAAGACGCTGTGCCAATTCGTCTTGGACAAGAATTTAAAGCGTACTCTCGCGTACTTGAACGTGATATGAAACGAATTCAGCAATCACGTCAACACTTATATGAAGTAAATATGGGAGCAACTGCAGTCGGTACAGGCTTAAATGCGGATCCAGAATATATTGAAGCAGTTGTAAAACATTTAGCTACAATTAGTGAACTACCACTTGTTGGTGCAGAAGATTTAGTAGATGCAACGCAAAATACGGATGCATACACTGAAGTATCTGCAGCACTTAAAGTGTGTATGATGAATATGTCTAAAATTGCAAATGACCTTCGCTTAATGGCATCAGGTCCACGTGTTGGCTTAGCGGAAATTATGCTACCTGCTCGTCAACCAGGTTCATCTATTATGCCAGGGAAAGTAAACCCTGTTATGCCAGAAGTAATTAATCAAATTGCGTTCCAAGTAATTGGTAACGACCATACAATTTGCCTTGCTTCAGAAGCAGGACAATTAGAATTAAACGTTATGGAACCAGTACTTGTTTTCAACTTACTTCAATCAATTAGCATTATGAATAATGGTTTCCGTGCCTTTACAGATAATTGCTTAAAAGGAATTGAAGCGAATGAAGATCGCTTAAAAGAGTATGTTGAGAAAAGTGTAGGAATTATTACAGCCGTGAACCCTCATATCGGTTATGAAGCAGCAGCTCGCGTTGCGAAAGAAGCAATCGCAACAGGGCAATCCGTTCGAGAACTTTGTGTGAAAAATGGTGTATTATCACAAGAAGATTTAGAGTTAATTCTAGATCCATTCGAAATGACACACCCAGGGATTGCAGGAGCAACTCTTTTAAAGAAAAATTAA